The Oryza glaberrima chromosome 5, OglaRS2, whole genome shotgun sequence DNA segment GAATCTAAAATTATatggatgttagtgaatctagataGGCCAAAAcctagagcaagtttaatagtatagtcaaatTAGCGGCGGATCCAGAATTTGAGCAAAGGGTattcaaagttgaaaaaaaaatcatacagaaCTCAAAAAATTGGACTAGGAAAATCATACAGGAGTGGTAATGACATGTTTAAAGCCTTAAAGGTACAAACAGTAGCACAATAGTCAAGATGTCTATCTCCAACTGCACACTTGGGGACATATCACTATCATGGGCATTGGGTGCTTCAAGTAGTAGCTGAATAGGACTAGAAGGGGCATTTTCTGGGATCTGAACTTCACTCTCAATGGTTAATGGTTTTGGATCAGAGGTGGAAGCTACTTTCTGAGACTTGGTTGACCTTTCCCACAAAGACTTCAAATCtattgtcttcttcttcttcatttttcaaatttcaagacCTACAGTTCAAATTTCTGACTAATTTAACTTCTAAGCAATAGCAATTAAGCAATGGCCAATCGCTTGGGGAATTTGACAAGAGGATTTATTTTACCAGTGCCAGTCCACTGTCCAGCTGTCTAGGGACCAAGGGGACGCGCCGACGCGGGGGTGCGTCGCCGCAACCGgctgccgccgtgcgccgcagcgccaccgccgtccgcgcGAACCTCAGCTGCTCAGCGTCGCCCGTccccgaggaggcggcggcgtcgtcgcagGCCACGCCGCCTCCGCAGCAGCAGGCCCAGGGACCAGGGTCCAGGGAGATGAGGCTGGTGGCGATTCTGGCGACGCGCcgagccggcggccggcgccgccgagcgtCGAGCTCTCGATGCCCCGTCGCCCGTTGGTGGGGATGAGTGGAAGCGCGACGGATTGGGGCTGGGACGACAGAAGGGGTGGGGACTGGCTGACCGGGGGATAGGGACTAGGGTTTTGTTCGTTTTTGGGCCAGTGGGCCTATTCGTTGGGCCAAGATGGGGAGGAATGTATGGTCTGCTGCGAATAAATGGGCTTCTTTTCATTTGGGCTATACATGCTGTACTTCCTTCTAATttctcatgtatatatatatgcataacatacctatatatagtttttttttttaaattctatgGGTATTCAGGTGAATACCCATGAATCACATGGGATTCGCCCCTGCTGCTAATCTAATCTATaggcttcaaatcatctatagctaatctaatagcccattcatacaatagttaactataaaaatatactacaccattaatacccgatcccacctctcatacacacataacgtaTTAGAGTCAATGTTGcagttggctacaaatctgtagcccactttcttctctctctctcttctcttttcttctcgatatgtgattatagctggtttatagcttgctattgtacctgctcttatagtGTGGAACAGTGAGAGTATACTCCAGGTAGGAGTATCTCTAGTTAAGACATGCAACACTATCGATTGGCAAAAAGTTGATTACATGTCGCGTAGCTTTATtagcgaaaaaaataatttctaggtAAAACTcttatacatgttcttagcgacaAAAACTAATGATAAAAATGAAGCAagtcaactctaaaattaagttttaaattttagcaatggCTGATATGTTGTAGGCCATACGGTACGACTGATACATGAATCTCTCGTGTGATTTACCATCATCACCATTTGGATTTTCTGAAACCACTCACCTGAGAAGTTTTAGGGTTATTAAAGAAGTTTCCACGCGTTCAGTACTAGTTCTTTCTTTCGAGAGTGCTCCAGTAGAACTGATACTAAGTCAAGGTGATTGACCATGCATATGACTGTAAGTTGGAGCACCCTTTGCACAGACAATTTCGCTTGCAGATCACATCTAAACTAGTTGTAGTATTTTTCCTTTAAATAAGAGTTACAGGCACCTGCTAATTTTTGTACAGCtgtttacaaattacaaatgcAAACACAACAGCTATGACGCGCATGGAAATAATAGCCCTGGTTGTTGAGGTGTTGGGGGGTTCAAAACCTATTCACTTCAAAAACACCCACCGCTTTTCAATGTGTAGTTCAAAGGAAAGACTGAACATTAACAGATTTACTCAGTGAAATGGATGGTGAACAGAAGGGATATGGCAGAACTCAAAATCTTGATCTCAGGCACTGAACATCTATACGAAGAAACCTTCGCCTTCATAAACACAGCGAAGATTCTGTGGCTTTGCCGACGAGGAGAAATAAGATTGATCTAGGCAGACTGCCCATGGACGAACTGACTTATCGTGATGCCTTGCCAGCCCACCCCCGGGGATTATGGTATCATGTTGGTTTCAACGTGCAGACAACAGCTGTGAATCACACAGAAACCTAAGATCTGACCTCATACCTTCCAGCTTGAGTCTGGGCTCGAAAACCTTTGTAAGGAGCATTGGGAGTGTTTTTGACTTCCAGCTTATCAATTTGAAGCCCAGATAGTGCAACCCCCATAATCTTGAATTTCACCTCAAACGTTGGGAATGTATGCAAATGAGTAAGCCCTTCTTCAAGGCGTAAATTCCCGGAGAGAGACGGGGCTTTGTCTTTTGGAATCTGCCCTATTGTCCAAAGGCAGGTCTGCATAAGAAAGAAACATGTATTAGGCAAGCAAAATATGTAGACCATAAAGACCTATGTTTGCTGATACAAAGTATAGTATAAATAACTGACATTTGCCAAAAAAGCATTCAAGCTGCAATCTTGCGTTTACTGAGAACGTAGATACTAGCTACATGCATGACTACTGATAGAATAGGCATGAATCAAAGTCACAGTACTGATGGGGAAAGAAGGTATTGACCTGGTCAGCAAGAATATCAACTGTGCCATAGTTTGCAGTCAAATCAGCAGAAGCGATAAGTGGGGGCAATCGAAACTGCACTGTTATAGAATCAATAGGTTTCCCAGGATCATTTTTAATCCCCACCATCACATTGACACGGCAATTCCCCGAATCTGATGTTAACTGAGGTTTCACATAAATTGGTATGGTCTTCAATTTCTTAACTCTGGTCATTTATGATTAAATAATGAGTAAAAATACAACAGACAAGTCAAACATAGCCAACAGAGAGAAACAGAAGGAAACATGAGAGAGCAAATATTTATGCACCTGTAACTCATGAGCTCGAACTGCCCGTCAGGTGGAACAAATGAAAGGATCTGATTGGATTCCCAAGGTCTGAATCGGACACAAGGGTGAAACCTCACATCGTTGATAATTGTAGGATTAGAAAATGACAAGGTCAGTTCTGGTACACCTGGAAGGCTAGAATTTACTTGAATTTTACCATATGCTTCACATTTCACTAGAGCTCCTTCTCTGTAAAAAAATTTACTGGGATGTCAGACATCAAAAACATTCATTCTCTATGTTGCATGTCCTAAGATAACAAAATCAGATGGTCGCATCTCTCCAGAAACGAGCTACATTGTGTTTATTCACAGACATGGTTTTGTTGGGATCCTTACTGCTATAACAGTTAATGGGTCTGAACTAGATCACAGTAGTCAAAAGTTTGAATATGCTAAATAGAGTTCAGTAATAGCTTCCTGCAGATATTAATAGATGACAAAACTGTTCAGGCATGTCTAAAACTCAAATTTACAGATTTAGTAAAATATACTTGGAATATCGAAAAGGCCAAGGTGAAAGTACCTGTTCACACATGCGTCTAGTTCTTCAACTATGTTAACATAGACTTCATTGCTTGCATCCTTGACAACAGTTGTTCTCCATGGTACAAAAGAAGCAGCTGCATCTGGAAGTTTGTTACCAAGATTAGAACTCTTACCAGTCACAACATTCAACATTTTGCTGACGATATTTGGTGGGGCAATCATCTCTTTCAAGATATTTGGCTCAGTAGTGAGTGGAAAACCGTTGTCCATCATCTCATCTAAAATCTGCACTCATACaagtattatattattaaaatttgcCTATCATGATCTTCACAAGCAGCTAAATATGCTGATATTTAGACTGCAGCATGCAGCCTAGATCAATGTTTCACATATCAATAGAATGAAAACAACAAAGGGTCTTGATCAATCCACGTACACATAGCAGTTAGATTACAGTAGAAATTATTGCCAACAAGTAGATAAGTACATGTAAAGTTCATCATACTGGCAGTTGAAGTATCAATTAGGTAAATTGTAGTACAGAATAAGTACTTCTTTTTATCTGTGTTGCAAACAATAATATCATTGTGTTTAAAAAGTATGGAACGATTGGGATGGCATAGTAGCTGAATAATATATTTTGTCTAACCTTAATTTGATCTGTAAATTAACTATAACAATTATAACTTTTTATATACAAtagcaacataaaaaaaaaaagcacaacgCAGCACAAACATCACAAACTGAGCCTAAGAATGATATCCTAGTTTTGAACTTGTACCATGGTACACAACTGTGTCCAAAATCTGTATATAGTGAGAAATTTAAAACCTGTCTGACATAATTTGACAAGAAATCTTCCAGTAATAAAGTCAAGTGGCACTGTAATATCATCCAAATATTTGCACtagttttcaaatttcagaaGACTAGAACAAGATGAAAATGATATAATAGGCAACCAGCTGCAAAGTTATTATGTGATGTCACATAAAAGAGCAAATGAAAATAGACCTGATATACAAGTACGAAGTTGTCTTTGATTATGTCTTCATTTAAATCTCCAAGATAGTCAGTTAGGACATCAGCAACCCGTAAGAGAAACTGGAAGCCGCAAATCATATTCACAGAACCATAAAAAAGAGCAAAAGTTAAAACATGTAGTCAGTCATGGTTCTTGGCATTTCATCATAAATTACTGCAATGTGCATGTTCCATGGTAGATTGGTAGGACATAATTAGGATAGTGACAACAATTTTGTAGTTAGTTGCAAGTTTTTACTGATAATGCTTCTAAAGTCCCAAAGTTGTTGAACACATCATTTCATACCTTCAGGAAACTTTCAAGCATGAAAAGAAACCTCTTTAGTAGGGATATGCATAACATGATTCCAAAGAAAAATTCTGAACAATTACATGTTTTACGCATACCAGAATGGAGAAAATTATTGAAGCTGACATCCAAATGCATAGCATATTTgataataatataattatatagattCCAGGATCTTGATAGATATTATCAAAGTTCTAGAAATACCGGTTCCTTGTAAGCATGACATGTAATCGAAAATCAGTATGCAAAACCCACCAGTATGACTAGTATTGATTTCACACTTATTCTTGCTGAAAGTGTGAGTAGTATCAAAGCATTCAGTATGCTCAGCAACAAATAACAAGTGATCTCTACAACTCTACCCTAGTTCAAACTAGCTATCTTCAGCAATTGAATTATGCTGTACTGCTGATTTTACTATTATCACAGAGCTCCCAAGCAAGTAAAAAGGAGGAGCTAAGAGGATAAAACTCATACCTCGATAGCCAACAACGGGGGCATCTCCACTTGGGTGCATGCCAAGAATGTCACCCCATTTCGATAAACTTGAAACAAGTAATGCGTCGGTGAGACCACCACCTGCAAGACCTTCCGAAAAATCAAAGCAACATAATCAGCAGAGCTCCCCCATCAAAATCTAACAGCTAAAACAGCACTGCATCACAACAAATCAAAGCTCGAAAATCCGAAAGCAACAGCCCAGAGGA contains these protein-coding regions:
- the LOC127772774 gene encoding AP-3 complex subunit mu isoform X1, with the translated sequence MLQCVFLLSDSGEVMVEKQMTAHRVDRGICGWFWDYVLAHAAGDASKVLQVVVSPTHYLFQVYRNGVTFLACTQVEMPPLLAIEFLLRVADVLTDYLGDLNEDIIKDNFVLVYQILDEMMDNGFPLTTEPNILKEMIAPPNIVSKMLNVVTGKSSNLGNKLPDAAASFVPWRTTVVKDASNEVYVNIVEELDACVNREGALVKCEAYGKIQVNSSLPGVPELTLSFSNPTIINDVRFHPCVRFRPWESNQILSFVPPDGQFELMSYRVKKLKTIPIYVKPQLTSDSGNCRVNVMVGIKNDPGKPIDSITVQFRLPPLIASADLTANYGTVDILADQTCLWTIGQIPKDKAPSLSGNLRLEEGLTHLHTFPTFEVKFKIMGVALSGLQIDKLEVKNTPNAPYKGFRAQTQAGRYEVRS
- the LOC127772774 gene encoding AP-3 complex subunit mu isoform X3, with protein sequence MLQCVFLLSDSGEVMVEKQMTAHRVDRGICGWFWDYVLAHAAGDASKVLQVVVSPTHYLFQVYRNGVTFLACTQVEMPPLLAIEILDEMMDNGFPLTTEPNILKEMIAPPNIVSKMLNVVTGKSSNLGNKLPDAAASFVPWRTTVVKDASNEVYVNIVEELDACVNREGALVKCEAYGKIQVNSSLPGVPELTLSFSNPTIINDVRFHPCVRFRPWESNQILSFVPPDGQFELMSYRVKKLKTIPIYVKPQLTSDSGNCRVNVMVGIKNDPGKPIDSITVQFRLPPLIASADLTANYGTVDILADQTCLWTIGQIPKDKAPSLSGNLRLEEGLTHLHTFPTFEVKFKIMGVALSGLQIDKLEVKNTPNAPYKGFRAQTQAGRYEVRS
- the LOC127772774 gene encoding AP-3 complex subunit mu isoform X2; amino-acid sequence: MLQCVFLLSDSGEVMVEKQMTAHRVDRGICGWFWDYVLAHAAGDASKVVVSPTHYLFQVYRNGVTFLACTQVEMPPLLAIEFLLRVADVLTDYLGDLNEDIIKDNFVLVYQILDEMMDNGFPLTTEPNILKEMIAPPNIVSKMLNVVTGKSSNLGNKLPDAAASFVPWRTTVVKDASNEVYVNIVEELDACVNREGALVKCEAYGKIQVNSSLPGVPELTLSFSNPTIINDVRFHPCVRFRPWESNQILSFVPPDGQFELMSYRVKKLKTIPIYVKPQLTSDSGNCRVNVMVGIKNDPGKPIDSITVQFRLPPLIASADLTANYGTVDILADQTCLWTIGQIPKDKAPSLSGNLRLEEGLTHLHTFPTFEVKFKIMGVALSGLQIDKLEVKNTPNAPYKGFRAQTQAGRYEVRS